From Candidatus Baltobacteraceae bacterium, a single genomic window includes:
- a CDS encoding glycosyltransferase family 4 protein, with protein sequence MQIVHQFPCYGAENFVTSLSAELARLGIPVVVLTVREGAQPAIDGVAVVSARRGSSADLGFFWRMVALIRAHRPAIVHTHGYHGKLWGRWAAALAGVPAIVHTEHNSDLRANPLVRTLNAVANSRTAQFITFSERLAELLVEYDHVSRERIAIVPNGVPAPRAGAQTSARIRLEFGVPTGARLLLHVGRLTALKNQELAIRALERLRESDAGAGYRLLFAGLGEDEERLRRLCEQLHVAAAVQFLGYRTDIDELMRASHALVVTSKHEAMPLAIMQAMYANVPVISTPWNGVGELLDDGTYGFVAGDFGVDAFARAIVECFTDPLATRRVAARAFACARERFDIELSARRHAALYGALLAHPGSYSRGWRRAS encoded by the coding sequence ATGCAGATCGTTCATCAATTTCCGTGTTACGGCGCCGAGAATTTCGTCACGTCGCTGAGCGCCGAGTTGGCACGCCTTGGCATTCCCGTCGTGGTTCTCACCGTGCGCGAGGGCGCACAGCCGGCCATTGACGGCGTTGCGGTGGTCTCCGCGCGTCGTGGCTCGAGCGCGGATCTCGGATTTTTTTGGCGGATGGTCGCACTGATCCGAGCGCACCGTCCGGCGATCGTTCACACGCACGGGTATCACGGAAAGTTGTGGGGGCGTTGGGCCGCGGCGTTGGCCGGCGTGCCGGCGATCGTTCACACCGAGCACAACAGCGATCTGCGCGCGAACCCGCTCGTACGAACGCTCAACGCCGTCGCCAATTCGCGGACCGCGCAGTTCATTACGTTTTCGGAGCGGCTCGCCGAGCTGTTGGTCGAGTACGATCACGTGTCGCGCGAGCGCATCGCCATCGTTCCCAATGGCGTTCCCGCGCCCCGCGCGGGCGCGCAAACCTCCGCGCGGATCCGGCTCGAATTCGGCGTTCCCACGGGCGCGCGTTTGCTCTTACATGTGGGGCGGCTGACGGCGCTGAAAAATCAGGAACTTGCGATTCGCGCGCTCGAACGTCTGCGCGAGTCCGATGCCGGCGCCGGCTACCGCTTGCTCTTCGCCGGGCTGGGCGAGGACGAAGAGCGGCTTCGCCGCTTGTGCGAGCAATTGCACGTCGCCGCGGCCGTGCAGTTTTTGGGGTATCGCACCGATATCGACGAACTCATGCGCGCATCGCACGCGCTCGTCGTAACCTCAAAACACGAAGCGATGCCGCTGGCCATCATGCAGGCGATGTACGCGAACGTTCCCGTGATCTCCACTCCGTGGAACGGCGTTGGGGAACTGCTCGACGACGGCACGTACGGGTTCGTCGCCGGCGATTTCGGCGTCGATGCATTCGCGCGAGCCATCGTGGAGTGCTTCACCGATCCGCTGGCAACGCGCCGCGTCGCCGCTCGGGCGTTCGCATGCGCACGCGAGCGCT